A section of the Saccharopolyspora gregorii genome encodes:
- a CDS encoding LysM domain-containing protein, whose translation MIEPYETALDDIPGAHPYPRTSRYHDVEIGVHRTADGTEVRYAKRRLLPKLPEHADEHVVNAGERPDHLGQRYFGDPGQWWRIADANPVLDPAELTAEPGRAIDVPSPGGFDV comes from the coding sequence GTGATCGAACCGTACGAGACCGCACTCGACGACATCCCGGGCGCGCACCCGTATCCGCGCACGAGCCGCTACCACGACGTGGAGATCGGGGTGCACCGCACGGCCGACGGAACCGAGGTGCGGTACGCGAAGCGCCGGCTGCTGCCGAAGCTCCCGGAGCACGCGGACGAGCACGTGGTGAACGCCGGCGAACGCCCGGATCACCTGGGGCAGCGGTACTTCGGCGATCCGGGCCAGTGGTGGCGGATCGCGGACGCGAACCCGGTGCTGGACCCGGCGGAGCTGACCGCGGAGCCGGGCCGGGCGATCGACGTGCCGAGCCCGGGGGGTTTCGATGTCTGA